The following proteins are co-located in the Methanobacterium sp. genome:
- a CDS encoding sensor histidine kinase — translation MKNTGLDIFSLTSEDYYTIFENMQEGITVYRIVYDRNGKVVDLIIKYANPASSTSRVFINKNFRGKSITKLYGSNAVSSLIMEVNEIVSTGKIKKYETYSPTIDSYFSFSAFAPANDLYVTLTTDITEQKKAEQYLRNAHDELEVKVQERTSELLSTLQEKELLLREIHHRVKNNLQIISSLLNLQIPYIKDEQAVEFFKESQNRVKSISMVHEKLYQSKNLDKIDFGSYISNIVTNLFQTYDVNQNLIEYDLKLDSIKLNIETSIPCGLIITELVTNSIKHAFPTDYGTCSESTILTTENSEFGNGGLQISDSRFKNEIQHLQQKQDYRFKAKGNCISEVSKSPVLRTYGFEGFTVLDTEKNEKSKIWVKVYSDNGKFRIIIKDNGIGFPEGLNFKNTESLGLQLVNLLINQVDGSIELNSETGTEFRIEFEELKYRERI, via the coding sequence ATGAAAAATACGGGTTTAGATATATTTTCACTTACCAGTGAAGATTATTATACAATATTTGAAAATATGCAGGAAGGCATAACTGTTTACAGGATAGTGTATGATAGAAATGGAAAAGTAGTTGATTTAATTATTAAGTACGCTAATCCTGCGTCTTCAACCAGTAGAGTGTTCATTAATAAAAATTTTAGAGGTAAAAGCATTACTAAACTCTATGGATCTAATGCTGTTTCTTCTTTGATAATGGAAGTGAATGAAATAGTCTCCACTGGAAAAATTAAAAAGTATGAGACTTATTCTCCAACCATAGATAGCTATTTTTCATTTTCAGCTTTTGCACCTGCTAATGATTTGTATGTAACACTTACAACGGATATTACAGAACAGAAAAAAGCTGAACAATATTTAAGAAACGCACACGATGAACTGGAAGTTAAAGTTCAGGAAAGGACCAGTGAACTTTTATCAACGCTTCAAGAGAAGGAACTGCTTCTGCGGGAGATTCATCATCGTGTTAAAAATAACCTGCAGATAATAAGCAGTCTTCTTAATCTCCAGATTCCGTATATCAAAGATGAACAAGCAGTTGAATTTTTTAAAGAAAGTCAAAACAGGGTTAAATCTATTTCAATGGTTCATGAAAAACTTTATCAATCAAAAAATCTTGATAAAATTGACTTTGGTAGTTATATTTCTAATATTGTAACTAATTTATTTCAGACCTACGATGTAAATCAAAATTTAATTGAATATGATTTGAAGTTAGATAGTATAAAACTTAACATTGAAACTTCCATTCCTTGCGGTCTTATTATAACGGAACTTGTAACTAATTCGATTAAGCACGCGTTTCCAACAGATTATGGGACATGTTCTGAATCTACTATTTTAACAACTGAAAACAGCGAATTTGGAAATGGTGGTTTGCAGATCTCTGATTCGCGGTTCAAGAATGAAATTCAGCACTTACAACAAAAACAAGATTACAGATTCAAGGCAAAGGGAAATTGTATTTCTGAAGTGTCAAAATCTCCGGTTTTGAGGACATATGGATTTGAAGGATTTACAGTTCTCGATACAGAAAAAAATGAAAAAAGCAAAATTTGGGTAAAAGTATACTCTGATAATGGAAAATTCCGCATTATAATAAAAGATAATGGTATTGGCTTCCCTGAAGGATTAAATTTTAAAAATACTGAATCTTTGGGCCTACAACTAGTTAATCTCTTAATAAATCAGGTAGATGGATCTATAGAACTTAACTCGGAAACTGGAACTGAATTTAGAATTGAGTTTGAGGAGTTAAAATACCGTGAAAGAATTTAA
- the mer gene encoding 5,10-methylenetetrahydromethanopterin reductase, producing MKFGIEFVPNEPIDKIVKLVKLAEDVGFEYAWITDHYNNKNVYETLALIANGTETIKMGPGVTNPYVRSPAITASAVATLDELSNGRATLGIGPGDKATFDALGIEWTKPVSTIKNAITMMETLLSGGKTESGASLMGTKAVQEKVPIYMGAQGPMMLKTAGEVSDGALINASNPKDFEAAVPLIKEGAEAGGKSISDVDVAAYTCCSIDDDKGKATGAAKIVVAFIAAGSPPPVFERHGLPTDTGAKFGEFLGKGDFGGAIGAVNDDLMDAFSVVGTPDDFIPKIEALGEMGVTQYVAGSPIGPDKEKSIKLLGDVISSF from the coding sequence ATGAAGTTTGGTATTGAATTTGTTCCAAATGAACCTATAGACAAAATAGTTAAATTAGTCAAACTAGCTGAAGATGTAGGTTTTGAATACGCGTGGATTACAGACCACTACAACAACAAGAACGTATACGAAACCCTGGCATTAATTGCCAACGGAACTGAAACTATAAAAATGGGCCCTGGTGTAACTAACCCTTACGTAAGAAGCCCAGCAATAACAGCATCTGCTGTTGCAACTTTAGATGAATTATCAAACGGAAGGGCCACATTAGGTATTGGTCCTGGTGACAAAGCAACCTTCGACGCATTAGGAATTGAATGGACAAAACCTGTCAGCACAATTAAAAATGCAATCACTATGATGGAAACTCTCCTCTCAGGCGGAAAAACAGAAAGCGGTGCAAGCTTAATGGGTACAAAAGCAGTCCAGGAAAAAGTCCCTATTTACATGGGTGCACAAGGTCCTATGATGCTTAAAACCGCTGGTGAAGTATCTGACGGTGCATTAATCAACGCATCAAACCCAAAAGACTTTGAAGCTGCAGTTCCTCTCATAAAAGAAGGAGCAGAAGCAGGCGGTAAAAGTATAAGCGACGTAGATGTAGCAGCATACACTTGCTGTTCCATAGACGATGATAAAGGTAAAGCTACAGGCGCAGCAAAAATTGTTGTTGCTTTCATTGCTGCTGGTTCACCACCACCAGTATTCGAAAGACACGGCCTACCTACCGACACCGGTGCTAAATTCGGAGAATTCTTAGGTAAAGGAGACTTCGGAGGAGCAATCGGAGCTGTAAACGACGATTTAATGGATGCATTCTCTGTTGTCGGAACTCCTGATGACTTCATACCAAAAATCGAAGCTCTCGGAGAAATGGGCGTAACCCAGTATGTAGCTGGTTCCCCAATTGGACCTGACAAAGAAAAATCCATAAAATTACTTGGAGACGTAATTAGCTCATTCTAA
- a CDS encoding archaeosine biosynthesis radical SAM protein RaSEA, protein MEIQNLMSDIRKNAIKRMDKQSPSDLAVTWTSEDLLYSGKGNAVFIIIPTPGCAHALSESGGCTMCSYIADSPLEEVSSEESVQIFKNLMERHEIKPKTAVKIFVSGSFLNEEELPKEARDDILTILNNEENVEEVIVESRPEYVTEEVIRECCSFLPDKIFEVSMGLESSSDYIKKYRINKGFSNEDFERAVGVIKKMKNDYKVTSKAYLFVKPILTSEKEAIGDAVASAQYAEEVGVDRISFCPATIHKGTLMELLWRRGSYQPPWIWSVLEIIKRVRSSSKIPVIMDTSGFGTRRGPFNCKKCNKKLKNLIIESNLNQSIPEEFECECKNRWAANVEFCDVTRSTCNIINR, encoded by the coding sequence ATGGAAATTCAAAACTTAATGTCAGACATCAGAAAAAATGCCATTAAAAGAATGGATAAACAATCACCATCTGATCTTGCAGTAACCTGGACCTCAGAAGACCTGCTCTACTCTGGAAAAGGAAACGCTGTTTTTATAATTATACCAACTCCCGGATGTGCCCATGCACTTTCAGAATCTGGCGGATGCACGATGTGCAGTTATATTGCAGATTCACCTCTTGAAGAAGTTTCTTCAGAGGAGTCAGTTCAAATATTCAAAAATCTCATGGAAAGACATGAAATAAAGCCAAAAACAGCTGTTAAAATCTTCGTTTCAGGAAGTTTTTTAAATGAAGAGGAATTGCCTAAAGAGGCACGTGATGACATCCTTACAATTTTAAATAATGAAGAGAATGTAGAAGAAGTTATAGTTGAATCTCGTCCAGAGTATGTAACTGAAGAAGTAATCAGGGAGTGCTGCAGTTTCCTGCCGGATAAAATATTTGAGGTAAGTATGGGGCTTGAAAGCAGCAGCGACTACATTAAAAAATACAGGATAAATAAAGGCTTTTCCAATGAAGACTTCGAAAGAGCCGTTGGTGTCATTAAAAAGATGAAAAATGATTACAAAGTTACATCCAAAGCCTATCTTTTTGTTAAACCAATTTTAACATCTGAAAAAGAAGCTATTGGTGACGCAGTTGCTTCAGCACAATATGCAGAAGAAGTTGGTGTTGACAGGATATCATTCTGCCCAGCAACAATTCACAAAGGAACTCTTATGGAACTTCTATGGCGCAGAGGTTCATACCAGCCGCCATGGATATGGAGTGTACTTGAAATCATAAAAAGAGTTCGTAGTTCATCTAAGATTCCTGTGATAATGGATACTTCTGGTTTTGGAACACGGAGAGGACCTTTTAACTGTAAAAAATGCAATAAGAAACTCAAAAATTTAATAATTGAATCCAATCTTAACCAGAGCATTCCTGAAGAATTTGAATGTGAATGTAAAAACAGATGGGCTGCAAATGTTGAATTTTGTGATGTGACTAGATCAACATGCAATATAATAAACAGATAG
- a CDS encoding PAS domain S-box protein encodes MEIKEKDLLKEVEKLEEVNETLVSEFKYYITTEKESKRRIKQILENIMESYFEMDNKWHILDLNHNAEIEFDKKKEELIGKVFWNEFPPNKPIWDNFRRAQQEKKHIKFEAYSPISDKWFEMHIHPFEDGASVYFHDISKRKKLEHDLKESEEKYRTIFENTINPTMIIEEDMTISMVNDEFEKVSGYLKKEIEGTSWTEMIATEDIGKMMKYHRLRRIKQDAAPRRYEAHLVHKNGKIMDVYMTIGLISERNRSIVSFMDITEIKKDEAELEKYRTHLEELVEKRTEELEEVNKALAESEEKFRELFNKADDMITLVELNEKGIPGSFIEVNNVASQRLGYTREEFVDMTPADIVAPEKLMEIPENAAKLIKDDCVRFEIVHKTKTGKRIPVEVVNHVFTLKGKRVSLAISRDITERKQHEEELEKLVKDLKRSNEELEKFAYVASHDLQEPLRTIASFTQLLERRYKGKFDKDADEFMDYVIGASFRMKKQIEGLLEYSKVKTDQSGFQPVSLDIVLNQVIENLRSLIEENGAVINHGPLPTVMGDYDQLRRVFQNLLGNAIKFRKQDISPIIDISARENKEEYMFSIEDNGIGIEEQYMERIFVIFQRLHTMESYKGTGIGLSVVKRIVERHGGRIWVESEPYVGSTFYFTLPINNVKQ; translated from the coding sequence GTGGAAATTAAAGAAAAGGATTTACTTAAAGAAGTGGAAAAGCTTGAAGAAGTTAATGAAACTTTAGTTAGTGAATTCAAGTATTATATAACAACTGAAAAAGAATCTAAAAGAAGAATTAAACAAATTCTTGAAAATATAATGGAATCCTATTTTGAAATGGATAACAAATGGCATATTTTAGATTTAAATCATAATGCAGAGATTGAATTTGATAAAAAAAAGGAAGAATTAATTGGAAAAGTTTTTTGGAATGAATTTCCTCCAAACAAGCCAATTTGGGATAATTTTCGTAGGGCCCAACAGGAAAAGAAACATATAAAATTTGAGGCGTATTCTCCTATTTCAGATAAATGGTTTGAAATGCATATTCACCCTTTTGAAGACGGTGCATCTGTTTATTTTCATGATATTAGTAAAAGAAAAAAATTAGAACATGATTTAAAAGAAAGTGAAGAAAAATACAGGACTATTTTTGAAAATACAATAAATCCCACCATGATAATTGAAGAAGATATGACTATATCCATGGTAAATGATGAATTTGAAAAAGTTTCAGGTTATCTAAAAAAAGAAATAGAAGGTACTAGCTGGACTGAAATGATAGCTACAGAAGATATTGGCAAGATGATGAAATATCACCGTTTAAGAAGGATAAAACAAGATGCTGCTCCAAGAAGATATGAGGCCCATTTAGTACATAAAAATGGAAAAATAATGGATGTTTATATGACTATTGGGCTTATTTCAGAAAGAAATAGGAGTATAGTCTCATTTATGGACATAACCGAAATTAAGAAAGATGAAGCAGAATTAGAGAAATATCGGACTCATCTTGAAGAGCTTGTAGAAAAAAGAACAGAAGAACTTGAAGAGGTCAACAAGGCATTGGCTGAGAGTGAAGAAAAGTTCCGTGAATTATTCAACAAGGCAGATGATATGATTACTCTGGTAGAATTGAATGAAAAAGGAATTCCAGGTAGCTTTATTGAGGTAAATAATGTTGCAAGTCAAAGATTAGGTTATACAAGGGAAGAATTTGTGGATATGACTCCTGCAGATATAGTTGCCCCTGAAAAGTTAATGGAAATCCCAGAAAATGCAGCTAAACTGATCAAAGATGACTGTGTAAGATTTGAAATAGTCCATAAAACCAAAACAGGTAAAAGAATACCTGTTGAGGTTGTTAATCACGTTTTTACCTTAAAAGGGAAAAGGGTATCCCTTGCTATTTCTAGGGATATTACTGAACGCAAACAGCATGAGGAAGAACTTGAAAAACTTGTTAAAGATTTGAAGCGTTCCAATGAAGAATTAGAAAAGTTTGCTTATGTGGCTTCTCATGACCTTCAGGAACCTCTTAGAACTATTGCAAGCTTTACTCAGCTTTTAGAACGTCGTTATAAGGGTAAATTTGATAAAGATGCAGATGAGTTTATGGATTATGTTATAGGTGCATCTTTTAGAATGAAGAAACAAATTGAGGGCCTTCTTGAATATTCTAAGGTTAAAACAGATCAAAGTGGATTTCAACCTGTAAGTTTAGATATAGTTTTAAATCAAGTAATTGAAAACTTAAGATCTTTAATTGAGGAAAATGGGGCTGTGATTAATCATGGTCCTCTTCCTACTGTAATGGGGGATTATGATCAGCTTAGAAGAGTTTTCCAGAATCTGCTTGGGAATGCAATTAAATTTAGAAAACAGGATATTTCTCCTATAATTGATATTTCGGCACGTGAAAATAAAGAAGAATACATGTTTTCTATTGAAGATAATGGTATTGGAATTGAAGAACAGTATATGGAACGTATTTTTGTAATATTTCAAAGACTGCATACAATGGAATCGTATAAAGGAACTGGTATTGGATTATCCGTGGTTAAAAGGATCGTTGAACGCCATGGTGGACGGATATGGGTTGAATCAGAGCCATATGTTGGATCGACTTTCTATTTCACTTTACCAATTAACAATGTGAAACAATAA
- a CDS encoding GNAT family N-acetyltransferase, with product MENRIKNNFVIMAEYKNKIVGFAELSPLGCIDMIYVHMDYLRQKIGKMLLECLIKKAKKLNFTEVFTEASITAKPFLKQGFKVIKKQVKNFMVLILLTIK from the coding sequence ATGGAAAATAGAATTAAAAATAACTTTGTAATTATGGCAGAATATAAAAATAAAATTGTCGGCTTCGCTGAATTATCTCCTTTAGGTTGTATTGATATGATTTATGTCCATATGGATTATTTAAGGCAAAAAATAGGGAAAATGTTACTGGAATGTCTTATTAAAAAAGCCAAAAAACTCAATTTTACTGAAGTGTTTACTGAAGCGAGTATAACAGCTAAACCTTTTTTGAAGCAGGGTTTTAAAGTAATAAAAAAACAAGTTAAAAATTTTATGGTGTTAATTTTGTTAACTATAAAATGA
- a CDS encoding PAS domain S-box protein, protein MGYKEQKKENSIFAPPICNLTNGYCNIFENMGEGVSIFEVILNKEDKISDLRFIYLNLSSIFNKFGSREEIIDKTLIELCGIDNVSSYLKMAEDVVLTGKSMQYEFHFQQFNKYYLITAFSPHKNLCVTIDVDITRKKETEMQLKKQADLLDLTHDAIIVHDMDDKITFWNRGAEKRYEWCEKEVLGKITHDLLKTEFPDSLKETCEKFIKNGYWEGELIHTKRSGEKIIVSSRWALQKDENNKPRGFMEINTDITQSKKAEKELKDSYNIFNSIIENTTDAVFLKDLNGNYLMINSAGAKLVNKSVEEIIGKDDRALFSSGTAENIIKDDMEVIESGQTKTYDEFTISGGKKTIYLSTKGVYRDHNGKIAGLFGIAKDITERIEAENALMESEAKYRTIFENTGIAFAIMEDDTTISLMNTEAEKIMGYSKDEIERKRKWIEFIAKKDDLNKMEEYHRLRRAVPDAVPKKYEFQAVTKGGSIKDIIITISMIPGTKKTIASFLDNTDRKNIERALKESEARYRTIFENTGIAFMLIEEDMTISLINEEVEKIFGFLKEEVEGKKKWTEFVASDDDLKRMKMYHRIRRENPESAPKEYEFHAVNKKGNIRNVFGTVSMIPGSKMSIASFLDITDRKKIENALKDSREEFKTLIENSPLGITRYDQNLRHVFINPAGAEVMGLPQEDYIGKTPAEIGIPEELSNTIESLLKRIFETGKPENLEFIILGYKGLKYYDSRNIPEFDKNGNVKSVLSVAADITEQKKAQSELKDAHDTLELKVQERTKELKESNKQLKQEIEERKKAEKALYKEKVRAQTYLDIAGVVLVAINRDLTISLINKKGIEIVGYSADEIIGKSFIDFIPERVKSELTDIAISIISGDLKEFTYYEGPILAKNGEERLISWNIAVLRDDDGNFINALISGEDITESKKAEEKILRLANIVESSDDAIIGLTLDGIITSWNRGAEKVYGYSAEEMVGKGYSPLFDPSQFKKVDEYISELKEGKNIMHYEAKRLRKDGIEIYVSMNLFSVKNVEGKVTGISVISRDITESKKAEEALRESEKRYRALYDDNPSMYFTVDTEGTILSVNPFGAERLGYTVSELTGKSLISMVFYEKDRKYAARNLRYSIENYGKVFYWEIRKIHRDGSLMWVKEILHAVKGPNGNIIVYVVCEDITERKNAEGALKESEERLKILFEYAPDPYFLTDMKGNFLDGNRAAERLINFKKEKIIGKNLVELGLITGEQIIKAFDLLSRNIKGRATGPEEFILTIKGGKKVPVEITGYPIEIRGQKLVLGMARDISERKKSEEKLKETIHELKRSNDELQQFAYITSHDLQEPLRTIASFTQLLERRYKNKLDTDADEFIEFIIDAATRMKEMIQGLLDYSRIGTKGGEFNFTDIEEVLITVLSNLHAAIIESGAKITYDKLPTVIADRNQLIQLFQNMISNAIKFKRKDVTPKIHISARKDEKKGEFIFSVSDNGIGLESQYKDKIFEVFKRLHTMDEYKGAGIGLAISKRIIERHGGRIWVESELDRGSTFYFTLPIRLAEISSF, encoded by the coding sequence ATGGGATACAAAGAACAAAAAAAAGAAAATAGTATATTTGCACCACCCATATGTAATTTAACTAATGGTTACTGTAATATATTTGAAAATATGGGTGAAGGAGTTTCTATTTTTGAAGTAATATTAAACAAGGAAGATAAAATTTCTGATTTACGCTTTATATACCTAAATCTTTCCTCTATATTTAATAAATTTGGATCTCGCGAGGAAATTATTGATAAAACATTAATTGAACTATGTGGAATTGATAATGTTTCATCTTATTTGAAAATGGCTGAAGATGTGGTTTTAACAGGAAAAAGCATGCAGTATGAATTTCACTTTCAACAATTTAATAAATACTATTTAATAACTGCTTTTTCTCCACATAAAAACCTGTGTGTAACTATAGACGTAGATATTACACGAAAAAAAGAAACTGAAATGCAATTAAAGAAACAGGCTGATTTACTTGATCTCACTCATGATGCAATCATTGTCCATGATATGGATGATAAAATTACTTTTTGGAATCGTGGAGCTGAGAAGAGATATGAATGGTGTGAAAAAGAGGTTTTGGGAAAAATTACTCATGATCTACTTAAAACTGAATTTCCAGATTCACTAAAAGAAACCTGTGAAAAATTCATTAAGAATGGATACTGGGAAGGTGAATTAATTCATACAAAGCGCAGTGGTGAAAAGATCATTGTCTCAAGCAGGTGGGCGCTGCAAAAGGATGAAAATAATAAACCACGGGGTTTTATGGAAATTAACACCGATATTACCCAAAGTAAAAAAGCTGAAAAAGAATTAAAAGACAGCTATAATATTTTTAATTCAATTATTGAAAATACCACTGATGCTGTCTTTTTAAAAGATTTAAATGGCAATTATTTGATGATTAACTCTGCAGGAGCTAAATTAGTTAATAAATCTGTAGAAGAAATCATTGGTAAGGACGATCGGGCGTTATTTTCATCTGGAACTGCTGAAAATATTATTAAAGATGATATGGAAGTTATCGAAAGTGGGCAGACAAAAACTTATGACGAATTTACCATTTCTGGTGGGAAAAAAACAATTTATCTGTCAACTAAAGGAGTTTACAGGGATCATAATGGAAAGATAGCGGGCCTTTTTGGTATAGCTAAAGATATAACTGAACGTATAGAAGCGGAAAATGCATTAATGGAATCGGAAGCTAAATATCGTACTATTTTTGAAAATACAGGAATTGCTTTTGCAATTATGGAAGATGATACAACAATATCTTTAATGAATACTGAAGCTGAAAAAATTATGGGATATTCCAAGGATGAAATAGAAAGAAAAAGAAAATGGATAGAATTTATAGCTAAAAAGGATGATTTAAATAAAATGGAAGAATATCACAGGCTTCGGAGAGCTGTTCCTGATGCAGTGCCCAAAAAATATGAGTTTCAAGCTGTTACTAAAGGGGGCAGTATTAAAGACATAATCATCACTATTTCTATGATTCCAGGTACAAAAAAGACTATAGCATCCTTTTTAGATAATACAGATCGTAAAAATATTGAAAGGGCTTTGAAGGAGTCAGAAGCCAGGTATCGTACTATTTTTGAAAATACAGGCATTGCATTCATGCTTATTGAAGAAGATATGACCATATCTTTGATAAATGAAGAAGTTGAGAAAATTTTCGGCTTTTTAAAGGAAGAGGTAGAGGGTAAAAAGAAATGGACAGAATTTGTAGCCAGTGATGATGACTTAAAACGAATGAAAATGTACCATCGAATTCGTAGGGAAAATCCGGAATCTGCCCCCAAAGAATATGAATTTCATGCTGTTAATAAAAAAGGGAATATTAGGAACGTTTTTGGTACTGTATCTATGATCCCTGGCTCTAAAATGAGTATAGCATCATTTTTAGATATTACAGACCGTAAAAAAATTGAAAATGCCCTGAAAGACAGTAGGGAAGAATTCAAAACCCTGATTGAAAATTCACCTTTAGGTATAACAAGGTACGACCAGAATTTGAGGCATGTTTTCATTAATCCTGCTGGGGCTGAAGTAATGGGATTACCACAGGAAGATTATATTGGTAAAACTCCTGCAGAAATTGGAATACCTGAAGAGCTATCTAATACCATTGAATCCCTCTTAAAAAGAATTTTTGAAACTGGAAAGCCTGAAAATCTAGAATTTATAATACTGGGTTATAAAGGGTTAAAATATTATGATTCTCGGAATATCCCTGAATTTGATAAAAATGGAAATGTAAAATCAGTACTTTCAGTTGCAGCTGATATAACTGAACAGAAAAAGGCTCAAAGTGAGTTAAAAGATGCACATGATACTCTGGAGCTTAAAGTCCAGGAACGAACAAAAGAACTTAAAGAGTCTAATAAGCAATTAAAACAGGAAATAGAAGAGCGTAAAAAGGCAGAAAAGGCATTATATAAAGAAAAAGTAAGGGCGCAGACGTATCTTGATATCGCAGGGGTTGTTCTGGTCGCGATAAATAGGGATTTAACTATATCTTTAATAAATAAGAAGGGTATTGAAATTGTGGGGTATAGTGCTGATGAAATTATAGGAAAGAGCTTTATTGATTTTATTCCAGAAAGAGTTAAGTCTGAATTAACAGATATTGCTATCAGCATAATATCTGGCGATTTAAAAGAATTTACGTATTATGAAGGCCCTATTTTGGCAAAAAATGGTGAAGAAAGACTTATTTCATGGAATATTGCTGTACTTAGAGATGATGATGGTAATTTCATAAATGCACTTATTTCTGGAGAGGATATTACTGAAAGTAAAAAAGCAGAAGAGAAGATCCTGAGATTGGCAAATATTGTTGAATCTTCAGATGATGCAATAATTGGTTTAACACTTGATGGAATTATAACAAGCTGGAACAGGGGAGCTGAAAAAGTATATGGTTATTCTGCCGAAGAAATGGTTGGAAAAGGATATTCTCCTTTATTTGATCCTTCGCAGTTTAAAAAAGTAGATGAATATATATCTGAACTTAAAGAAGGAAAAAATATAATGCATTATGAAGCCAAAAGGCTGAGAAAAGATGGTATTGAGATATACGTATCTATGAATCTATTCTCTGTAAAAAACGTTGAGGGAAAAGTTACTGGAATATCTGTAATTTCAAGGGATATTACTGAGAGTAAAAAGGCAGAGGAAGCGCTAAGAGAAAGTGAAAAGCGTTATCGTGCTTTATATGATGATAATCCCTCTATGTATTTTACAGTGGATACTGAGGGCACTATACTATCTGTAAACCCGTTTGGAGCTGAGCGACTTGGTTACACTGTCTCGGAATTAACGGGTAAATCATTGATATCAATGGTATTCTACGAGAAAGACCGGAAATATGCAGCACGTAATTTGAGATACAGTATAGAAAACTATGGAAAGGTGTTTTACTGGGAAATCCGTAAAATCCATAGAGACGGCAGTTTAATGTGGGTAAAAGAGATTTTGCATGCTGTTAAAGGACCTAATGGGAATATAATAGTTTATGTTGTATGTGAAGATATTACTGAACGTAAAAATGCTGAAGGAGCGCTTAAAGAAAGTGAAGAAAGGCTTAAAATATTATTTGAATATGCTCCTGATCCATACTTCCTCACTGACATGAAAGGAAACTTTTTAGATGGTAATAGAGCTGCTGAAAGACTTATAAATTTTAAAAAGGAGAAAATTATAGGTAAAAATCTTGTTGAATTAGGCTTAATTACTGGAGAACAAATAATTAAAGCATTTGATTTATTGAGTAGGAACATTAAAGGTCGTGCTACTGGTCCTGAAGAATTTATTCTCACTATAAAAGGTGGTAAAAAAGTACCTGTTGAGATAACTGGATATCCAATAGAAATAAGGGGTCAAAAATTAGTTCTGGGAATGGCCAGAGATATAAGCGAGCGTAAAAAATCCGAAGAAAAATTAAAAGAAACAATACATGAATTGAAACGTTCCAATGATGAATTACAACAATTTGCTTATATTACTTCCCATGATTTACAGGAACCGCTTAGAACCATTGCAAGTTTCACACAGCTTTTAGAAAGACGTTATAAAAACAAACTTGATACTGATGCCGATGAATTTATTGAGTTTATAATTGATGCTGCAACACGAATGAAAGAAATGATTCAGGGATTGCTTGATTATTCTAGAATAGGCACAAAGGGCGGTGAATTTAATTTTACAGATATTGAAGAGGTATTAATAACTGTTTTATCTAATCTCCATGCTGCAATTATTGAAAGTGGAGCTAAAATTACTTATGATAAACTTCCAACAGTTATTGCTGATAGAAACCAGTTAATTCAACTATTCCAGAATATGATATCAAATGCAATTAAATTTAAAAGGAAGGATGTTACTCCAAAAATTCATATATCTGCAAGAAAAGATGAAAAAAAAGGAGAATTTATATTTTCGGTTTCAGATAATGGAATCGGATTAGAATCTCAGTATAAAGACAAAATATTTGAGGTATTCAAAAGGCTGCACACCATGGATGAATATAAAGGAGCAGGGATAGGTCTTGCAATTAGTAAAAGAATTATTGAACGTCATGGGGGTAGGATTTGGGTTGAATCTGAATTAGATAGGGGTTCTACGTTTTATTTCACTTTACCAATTAGATTGGCTGAAATATCTAGTTTTTAA